AACAACATGTACATACAGTAGTCAATGTAAAAACACTGAATTCAGTATAGACTAAACACCATCTTTAACGTTCCCAGGCTGGGGCCCAGGGGCCTCTGCCCTCATGGTCTTGCAGGCTCTCtgtaccacactgctactgtgacaaagatagagagatgggccacgtctcaaatcaaattgtatttgtcacatgcgccgaataccacaagtgtagactttacctttatatgcttacttacgagccctttcccacaAATGCAGTTAAAAAGAATACAAATgaacaaatatatttaaaaaatagtaacacaataaaataacacaataaaatacctataatgaggctatatacaggtaggcaccctattccctttatatacagtggcaagaaaaagtatatgaaccctttggaattacctggatttctgcataaattggtcatcaaatttgatctgatcttcatccaagtcacaacaatagacaaacatagtgtgcttaaactaataacacacacattattgtatttttcttgtctatgttGAAtatatcatttaaacattcacagtgtttgttggaaaaagtatgtgaacccctaggctaatgacttccacgaaagctaattggagtcaggtgtcagctaacctggagtccaataaatgagacgagattggagatgttggttagagatgCCTTGACCTATAAAAAAATGTGTTCACAAAATTaggtttgctattcacaagaagcattgcctgatatgAACCATGtcttgaacaaaagagatctcagaagacctaagattaagaattgttgacttgcatgtagctggaaagggttacaaatgtatctctaaaagccttgacgttcatcagtccacgataagacaaattgtctataaatggagaaagcactgttgctactctccctaggagtggccgtcctgcaaagatgactgcaagagcacagcgcagaatgctcaatgaggttattAAGAAGAATCTTAGactgtcagctaaagacttacatgaatctctggaacatgctaacatctctgagtCTACGAttcgtaaaacactaaacaagaatgggaggacaccatggaagaagccactactgTCCAAAAAAAGCATTGCTGCACATcagaagtttgcaaaagtgcacctggatgttccacagcccTACTGGCTAAAttttctgtggacagatgaaactacagttgagttgttttggaaggaacacaacactgTGGTGGAAAAAAAGGCACatcaacctcatcccaactgtaaggTATGTTGgaaggagcatcatggtttggggctgcctcagggcctggacagcttgctatcattgatGGAAAAAGGAAtttccaagtttatcaagacattttgcaggagaatgttaggctatctgtccaaccaattgaagctcaacagaagtcgAGTGatgcaacagaacaacgacccaaaATGCATAAGAGAAATACCTTCGGAGatggcccagtcagtcctgaactcaacccgatttgagatgctgtggcatgacctcaagagagcagttcacactaGACATCCCAAGAACATTGCTGAACTGAAAGAGTTTTGTAAAggggaatggtccaaaattcctcttgACCGTTGTActggtctgatccgcaactacagaaaatgtttggttgaggttattgctgccaaaggagggtcaaccagttattaaatccaagggttcacaaaTATTTTTCACCCTGCActatgaatgtttacacggtgtgttcaataaagacatgaacatataattgtttgttattagtttaagctgactgtttgtctattgttatgacctagatgaagatcagatcaaatgatGTGGAAATACAgctatttccaaagggttcacatactttttcttgcctcTAGTGAAacttgaccagggcacatagggttCACATAGGCATGTATTTGTCCGTCCTAGTATGATTCTTTAGAAAATACAGGGAATGGGGAGGGTGTTCAGATGTGTGTGGTtttagtttataaaaaaaaaaaatggtgttcTGCTGAAATGCAACAAGACATTTTCAGACAAAGAACACCGGGTAGATGCTTTTGTCAAATTCAAACTATCGTTATTGCTAGTTGAGCACTGTACTGCAATACTTGTGTTGTCCAAAAATATGACCCTTCCTGAAGCATTATATTGTCCAAAGATGCCCCCCATTTGTTCTATTTCATctaaggaaggccctaaaaatggtcaagcactccagccaccctagtcatagactgttctctctgctactgcaaggcaaacagtaccggagtgccaagtcttggtcaaaaaggcttcttaacagtttGTACCcaccaagccataaaactgctgaacagttaatcacatggctacctggactatttgcatagctttttttttttttacactgctacACGCTGTTTATCTATTCATAGTCACTAcccttacatgtacatattaccttactCAACCTGTACCCTGcgcattgacttggtactggtacccctgtatatagcctcattattatattgtgctactatttttatttagtaaatattttcttaactcatatttttcttaactgcattgttggttaagggtttgtaagtaagcatttcatggtaaggttgtattcagcaaatacattttgatttgattacctttatttaactaggcaagtcagttaagaacaaattcttacaacgacagcctaggaacagagggttaactgacttgttcaggggcagaatgacagatttttaccttgtcagcttggggattggatctagcaaccttttggttactggcccaacgctctaaccactaggctacctgccacccgatCTAAGTGTCTGTCCCAAATAGCACtttattccctataaagtgcaacACTTAtgaccaggtcaaaagtagtgcactacataggggatatgGTACCATTTGGGTTATAACTTAAGAGCTAACTTTTTACCTTTCAGCTGGCAATTAGACTCTTGTGccttgtcacattgtttgttttgGCATTCTTTTCTCATGTCTGTCATTTCGTTGTTCAGGTACTGTATGGGCTACATCTATCTTAAGGTGTGTTGTGTCAAGGTTGACCAATATATTTTTAAATCGCACCTGTGTTAATTAACATAAGAAAATGACAGCTGCCTAAGCATTAAATGTGACAAGGCACACGAGTCTAATTCTTTGGAAAATACAGACATGAAAATAACTTTTTATTCAGTAAAACGTTGTTAGACGTTGCACTGTTGTATAGTAATATCAGAAAAGTCTAAAGAGCAAACTAATCTCTGTTTTAGAAAAACTGCTGTACAGATCTGTTACAAGTCTTGGAGGACCTTCTAGGCGTTCCCTGTGTAGCGTGGGAGCATACCCTCTTGTCGGCTGATAATTCTCGTTGACACTTCGTCGGAGAAAATGGCGGCTGGAGTGAGACAGGAGCTTGCACAACTTATGAATTCAAGCGGATCTCACAAAGATCTCGCTGGAAAGTATGTATTGGCCAAAATGCAGGAAAATATATGTGCGTGGAGATATACATTACTTTAGACCTGAGTGTGACgtttacagtgaattataaacgTGTCAATGAGCAGCCCGCCGATGCTAGTTACGCTAGCTAGCAATAGCTATTAGCATCACACTGCGGCTAGCATAGGTTAGATGTTTTACCGGTACTGTATGTATCTAACGTTAtctaccggtatgttagctaatGTCAATTATCAGCTAGCTAGACAGTGTCTGTGGATAAAATGATTGCCAAATGTATTGTGTTGTCAATAGTGTGCACTGGTCGATTAGCTACAGTTTAGTTTATTAACGTCAGCTAGCTATGGCTTTTAGTAATGTAGATAGTTTGctaaatatagctagctaactgtagtTGGCTTTTGATTTGATGCGTGTATTGATTTGCATTTGCTATTACAGGCTTGCTATTCCATTTCCATTGTAATTGAATATAATTGTAAATTCTCAAGTCATTAATATAATTTTTCAtttaagatagctagctagctaatacaccCCTTGTTTTATCAATTGTAGATATCGACAGATTCTGGAGAAGGCCATCCAATTCACAGATGCAGAACAATTGGAATCATTAAAAGCATTCGTCGAAGCAAGTACGTATCCTGTATAGAGTACGGGATGGAATAAATCCTGCTTACCATTTACTAACCTGTTACATAAAGTCCCCCTTTTCTTTTGTACAATTATTACTTATAAATCACATTACTGTATATCCTTTCTAACTGTAATCCTGTCCTGCAGTGGTCAATGAGAACGTCAGCTTAGTGATTTCTAGACAGCTGCTGACAGACTTCTGCACAAACATACCCAGTCTTCCTGACAGCACAGCCAAGTCAGTTTACCACTTCACACTAGAGAAGATACAGCCCAGGGTCATCTCATTTGAAGAACAGGTGAGTACTGTGcacattgcacacacctggtttcccagATCTAGCCTAGACACTGGTTTGAAATAAATAACACAAATGTCTACCCTATGTCTAAATCCCATGTCTAACCCCAGGTGGCCTCCATCAGACAGCACTTATCCACCATCTATGAGAAGGAGGAGGACTGGAGAAACGCTGCTCAGGTTCTAGTGGGCATTCCTCTGGAGACAGGACAGAAGTAAGTCAATTTAGTCCTGTGTTTCCCAATATATTGTTGCGTGACTTGCCGGGAGTGTACAATTTGGTTCTAGCTGAGCACCAACACGTCTGATTCAACTAATAAACCCTGTTGTCCCCTTGGTCAGGCAGTACAACGTAGACTATAAGTTGGACACGTACCTGAAGATCGCCCGTCTGTACCTGGAGGATGATGACCCTGTTCAGGCCGAGGCCTACATCAACAGAGCCTCTCTGCTACAGAACGAGTCCACCAACGAACAGCTACAGGTCCACTACAAAGTGTGCTACGCCAGAGTGTTGGACTACAGGAGGAAGTTTATCGAGGCTGCACAGCGGTACAACGAGCTCTCTTACAAGTCCATCGTCCACGAGACAGAGCGTCTAGAGGCCCTGAAACACGCTCTTCATTGCACCATCCTGGCATCAGCAGGTACCTGCCACTGGTTTTCACTGGTTTGTCTATTGTCTGTCACAACGTTGTGAAAGGCGTGTAGTCAAAGCAGCTTTGTGTCATTGCTGTGTTGCTTTTTTGGCTGCAGTTTTTTGTTGCACTATATTTGGACTGCAAGGTATTAACAGTAATGTtcactctccctcttccttctctcttctccctccctctctcttctttctctccaggCCAGCAGCGCTCCCGTATGTTAGCCACCCTGTTTAAAGACGAGCGCTGTCAGCAGCTGGCGGCCTACGGCATCCTAGAGAAGATGTACCTGGACCGCATAATCAGGGGGAACCAGCTGCAGGAGTTTGCTGCCATGCTTATGCCCCACCAGAAAGCCACCACTGGGGATGGTCAGTCTCCCAACTCAGCCTCTCTCCATAGTCCCTAGTTATTTCATTGATTGTGTAATAAGAAAATATGCTCAGCTGCATTACTGTGGGATTCTGTTTGTAGGCTCCAGCATATTGGACAGAGCTGTTATTGAACACAACCTGCTGTCTGCTAGCAAACTTTACAACAACATCACGTTTGAAGAGCTAGGGGCGCTTCTGGAGATCCCTCCCGCTAAGGTAAGATGGATTTCAACATACAAGACTCAACAGCACTTTCACAGGCGTACAGTTTTTTTCCGGAGGGGTGTGGGTAGGTAGATCTAGGGTTTTGGTAATGCATCCTGTAACTTAGTGTATTTGTAAATGTTGAAAATCAGGTGCGTTATAAACGATTCTTTAATTTGTTATCAAGAATGTTAGTTGGTGTTAAACTATTCTTTAATTTGTTATCAAGACAGTTGGTGTAGGCATATCATCTTATTCCTCAAGACATTAAGTATCTGATGGAGAAAATCACTTTTCAAGGAAAGAGTTAGGGATGTaatttatgataaatgtaccgTTTGAGGGCATAACCAAAACCTTTAGTATGAGAggttgaagtaaaaaaaaaaaacgatttatagCATTTTCACAGACATGCAGTATTTATTCCAAAATATAAACAGAATAATATTTTGTGGTCTGTTATTATGAAAGTTGAAGTGTCAGTTTTAAAGCAGCAGCATTACCTAGAAGGCTTGTATTTTGAATATACATGTTGTTGTGCAGGACGATTATCTCCATGGTGAGGTCCCTGGTTACAGATGCAGTCTGGTAGGGAACATAATCACTACTTTACTAATGAATGGGGTGTGAAACCAAAAATACAGAACTAAAATACAGTGAAATAAAAGCCTTGTTggctctgtctttttctctctcgctctctcaacttCTTGGTTGAAGACAGAGGTAATCAGAACGGAATGTGCACTCCCCTTATAATACCAGCTAAATGCTGTGGCTGATGTTTTTGTTAACGTAAAGGGTTTCCTTGTAATTCCTAAAGACTCATATTGTGTCATTTAGGGAAGTAGGCCACCTCAGGTAGTGGGATTGGGGATACATTACTCATAACCATGTGAAATTGTAGAGTCTTATTTGATGATCAAGTTGATAAGAGGCACCTAGGTAAGACATTGATCTGTAATTTATTGTCTCTGTGGTAAGTAGTAAATTAGGTTTCTACTGAAAACAAACCTTGTACTGTACAAATAAATAGCCTGTGTTGCAATGACAGGAAAGCTGTGGAGACTGTTTAAGTTTAATGATACAGGCATTAGAAAGGTCTGAACTTGCCTGAACTTAGTATTTCTGTTCTATCATCAAGGAACAGCGCCAACTGAATTCCACCCTATTGTATATTTTGTTTATTCTTATTAGCCAGTCATTTATTGCATGCATATCTTATATCCCACAGTATGTTTCTAGTACAGAACGTTTCTGTTGCTATTCTCCCCAGTATGACTTTTTCAACTCTGCTGAATTTAACATATTGTAGAGTTAGCTATGTGAACTACTCATTGGTTTGTGTGTTAGTGCACTAGGTTACAACGTCCAAATAAGGAGAAAACCTATGAGATATTTGTTGTTCAAAGATTGTGAACTGCATGTCTAGTTACAGTGGACTTAGTGTACATATTGAATTGAAAAGTGGGATGGTGTTAGTCAATTATAACGGGAGTGAGACGCTACACTACATTTCTCCATTGGACTGGGTTAGACCAAAATACATTGTAATTTGTAGGTAatgcatacaggtaactgccaaattaAAGGAAACGACAACTTTAAGGGCGTTGgtaatagattctacaagtgtctggaactctattggagggatgcgacaccagtcttccacgagaaattccatcatttggtgttttgttgatgttggtggaaaacactgtcttgTTGCCGCTTCAGAAcctccataagtgttcaattagaTTGAAATCTGGTGaccgacacacacgcacacaatttAAACCCTTATGCTCCTTTGGgaaccctctttcaaagtcacagaTCTATTCTAGCCATGGTATACATGACCCGTGTGGaaacacctgctttcaatatatactgaactaaatataaacacaacatgtaaagtgtcggtcccatgtttcctgagctgaaataaaagatcccagaaatgttctatatgcacaaaaaacgtatttctctcaaatgttctgtacacatttgtttacatctgtgttagtcagcatttctcctttaccaagataatccatccacctgacaggtgtggcatatcaagaagctgattaaacagcatgatcattacacaggtgcaccttgttctggggacaataaaagggcactctaaaatgtgcagttttgtcacacagcacaatgccacagatgtctcaagttttgattgagcgtgcaattggcatgctgactgcaggaatgtccaccagagctgttggcagagaattgaatgttaatttttctaccataagccgcccccaacggcattttagagaatttggcagtacgtctgaccggcctcacaaccgcagaccacgtgtaaccacgccagcccaggacctccacttccggcttcttcacctgcgggattgtctgagaccagccacccggacagctgatgaaactgaggagtatttctgtctgtaataaagctcatTTTGTAGGAAAAAACGAATTCtgtttggctgggcctggctccccagtgggtgggcctatgcccacccatggctgcacctgTCAGGTGTGAAATATGTagattatatgaactgtaactcagtaaaatagttgAATGTTGCATGTTGTTTTTTTTGGTTCAGTATACATAATTTACTCAAAATGTTCctgtattttggcagttacctgtacatgttGGCTGTATTGTGAAGTATTACCGTAGTTATGTACACAGACTAACTAGCACTTAACAACACTTCATACTCATATTGGCCTGAAATGAATCTGACCATGTTtcactggcctgatccagaaacaacccctagtacTACCACTACCCACTTCATGGGGACCTGAAAGGATTGTACCATAAGCCAGTGATTCTCAACTGGTGGGTTGTGACCCAAATTTGGGTCGATTGGTCAGGGGTGTCTGAGTAAAAAGAAAAACTAAAACCAGGTAGAAAGTGTAGAAATGATCATGAACCTGCACTTAACAAAATATAAGTAGATCTCAAAATGTAATTATTGACGACAAAAAAGGTGGGAATGTTGTTCCCTTGTCATATAATTGCTACATTTACTATCAATatagcataaaaaaaaaaaatctgcttgTATTTTGaacccccaaaaattgtcaagacTGAAACAACCTGGTTCAATTTGGGTCCCGAAGAAAAACCAAACACTGCTTGGCAATATGGCTAATAGCACATGAGGCTacggttgtttctggacagggctGTTAACTTGTTACTGACATGTTCCTATGTGTAGTTGGTAGTATAGTGTGTGTGTCATGGCGATGGCAGTGAACtatccctgtgtgtctgtccctgtcCCCAGGCTGAGAAGATCGCCTCCCAGATGATAACAGAGGGACGCATGAACGGCTTTATTGACCAGATAGATGGAATCGTCCACTTTGAGAGTGAGTACTTAGCCGTTAGCTGTACATGGACTCCTCTATTTACAGAAGGCTATGCCCACTGCACAGTTAGCTCTAGGTGGTTGAAATGCCTCTTTCTCTAGGCTAGGGCCTGGTTCCTCTTGGTTAATTCCCGTCAGCGCAAGATTCCATGGTTCCTTTTGAAGTTTCTGCTTTTCTAGCTAAAGTAATCCTAGgctctttttttttttcattattaaaATGTGTTATTTCTTTTCAATAAGATACCTAACCCTCTTTCtcccttgctctctgtctctcagcacGGGAGCCCCTGCCCACCTGGGACAAGCAGATCCAGTCTCTATGTTTTCAGGTGAACAACCTGCTGGAAAAGATCACTGCTGCTGCTCCTGAGTGGACAGCCCAGGCCATGGAGGCTCAGATGGCCCAGTAGACTGACTGACACCCCTTGACCTGGAACACTCCACATGACCACCCACACCCCCTGGCCTGGAGCAGTCCACATGATCACCCACACCCCCTGGCCTGGAGCAGTCCACATGATCACCCACACCAGGCACACCCCCTGGCCTGGAACACTCCACATGACCACCCACACCCCCTGGCCTGGAACAGTCCACATGATCACCCACACCAGGCACACCCCCTGGCCTGGAACACTCCACATGACCACCCACACCCCCTGGCCTGGAACACTCCACATGACCACCCACACCAGGCACACCCCCTGGCCTGGAACACTCCACATGACCACCCACACCAGGCACACCCCCTGGCCTGGAACACTCCACATGACCACCCACACCCCCTGGCCTGGGACACTCCACATGACCACCCACACCAGGCACACCCCCTGGCCTGGAACACTCCACATGACCACCCACACCAGGCACACCCCCTGGCCTGGAACACTCCACATGACCAGCCACACCAGGCACAGCCCCTGTCCTGGAACACTCCACATGACCACCCACACCAGGCACACCCACTGGCCTGGGACATCTCATATGACCACCCACACCAGGCACACCCCCTGGCCTGGAACACTCCACATGACCAGCCACACCAGGCACAGCCCCTGTCCTGGAACACTCCACATGACCACCCACACCAGGCACACCCACTGGCCTGGGACATCTCACATGACCACCCACACCAGGCACACCCCCTGGCCTGGAACACTCCACATGACCAGCCACACCAGGCACACCCTCTGCCCTGGAACACCTCACATCACCCCACACACCAGGGCACACCTGGCCTGGAATACCCCACACACCAGGGTACACCTGGCCTGGAATACCCCACACACCAGGGTACACCTGGCCTGGAATACCCCACACACCAGGGTACACCTGGCCTGGAATACCCCACACACCAGGGTACACCTcacatggcaccctactccctattcaCTATGGAGGGTGCGATCTTGGCTGGGTGGCTGGGCTAAGTGCGAAGTTTTGTAAGATCGTACTGTACTGAAGACTGCAAACACGAAATTGTTCAGTTGAAACCAGCTGAAGCCAAATTCTGTTTTATTTTGGCAGGGGTTAATAGAGCTTAGCCGAGCACCCAACCTTAGTAGTGGTAGGGGAAACACTGGCCACTCCTCCCCacattctctctcactgtctctctctctctctgtctctcacactgtctctctctctctctctctctctctcacactgtctctcactctctctctctctctctctctctctctctctctctctctctctctctctctctctctctctctctctctcactgtctctcactgtctctcactgtctctcactgtctctctctctcactgtctctcactgtctctcgccCATGTAAGTGTGAGACATGTTCCAGTCTGGTAGTTCTCTAGCATGTTTCTCAGAAGAAGGCTGCTGTATATTATGCTTGGAGTTTACCATTCATCTTTCTAGGACTAATAAATGGATACTTGAATCCATAGGCTCATCAAGTTACCAGTGGTTGCAATCTCATATATACTTTGATTTCATGTAATACAAACCAGAGAACGCAAACACTGATGTCCCAAGACGAAGGTGTTAGTGATTCTATTTGAAATGTGAAAGACACACAGGCCTTGCCTACCGACACTTAATTTGTTGCTGTATTCTTGTACAATGATTTTGTTACATTCTGTTTGGAAACATTTTGTCAGACCTGGAGTGCAACTTCAACAAAGAGATGAATAAATAAAGAAGAAATATGTCAGCGTACATGTTTTATTTCTTCTGAATAGTCAGCTCTTTTTCATCACTATTTGTGCCATGGTTTATACGGTTGAATTTGCCATATCTGACTTCTTCAACAAGGTCCATGTTTGACAATAAGTATCTTCCCCCTGGTTTCTCTGTAAGAGAAAAAAATTATTGCAATTTACTTAGACCCTGTCAGTATAAATGACATTGTACTCTCATCAGTTTGATTGGAATCAGCAGGATAGAGATAGTCAGCTTATAGATGATGACTTGCATATAGTAATAAGGTAACAAAGTTTTACAACTAGATTTAACCATGTAATTTCCATCTCCAGTCCCTCTTTATAATCAGGATCCAAACAACTCCTTTTATAACAACAATGACTGATAGTGTTTCTTTGTTGTACCTTACGgtgtcacacaacacacactcgtTGGTGTAAGTGACTCCGTTGGATCCGCACACAGGCTCAAAGTGGAAGGGACAGCCAGGCTGCTGATAGTTGTAGCACGCCGGCTAAAGGAAAGATGTTTGAGTGTTGTGAGCTTTGTCTTTCCTCACAGTTTTAATTCATTTGAATGGACCATTATGATCAGTGACACAAGAAAAACTAGTGAACTCTTTGTGTCAAAATATGAATAACTGGATACATTACCTTCTTAAAACTTGCCCCCTGCACATCTGATGGACAAAACATTGTCATTGATATAGTGACACAACATTAACCATACATACTAAAAGTACATTTCAATGGTGAAGAAGTATGCTTACTTGAGAGGCAAGATATGATGAGAAGAAGGAGAAAAGTAGGTTTTCCAGGCATATTGGCAACTGCAGTAGTTCGCTACGGTGAGTGTTTCTCCTAGTAATAAATGTCTATATACTCTAGTAGTGTTTTGGGAAACTTCAATGACCTCATTTCTGGCCAAAGTCCCCCTTCGGTTCTATTGACAGTGACACACATTTTTGGCTCTAGTCTTAAAACAAAATGTCAAACAGTAGCACCATGCAGATATCCAAGCTCTTGTGAAGACCAATGTTGAATATTTCTCTGGGTCAGGTTGGTTCAGTCTCTATTGTTACAACCACACTCCCTGGTGATTCATTCAGCTAGCTGTTATGATGTCTCTTCAAGGCAATATTCAGAAGGACAAACAACAGCTTTGTACTTATTGAGTATGATCATTTCAGGGGAACACAAATCACACATAACAGAGGGGAACAA
The sequence above is a segment of the Salvelinus alpinus chromosome 1, SLU_Salpinus.1, whole genome shotgun sequence genome. Coding sequences within it:
- the LOC139537524 gene encoding COP9 signalosome complex subunit 4-like isoform X3, whose protein sequence is MAAGVRQELAQLMNSSGSHKDLAGKYRQILEKAIQFTDAEQLESLKAFVEAMVNENVSLVISRQLLTDFCTNIPSLPDSTAKSVYHFTLEKIQPRVISFEEQVASIRQHLSTIYEKEEDWRNAAQVLVGIPLETGQKQYNVDYKLDTYLKIARLYLEDDDPVQAEAYINRASLLQNESTNEQLQVHYKVCYARVLDYRRKFIEAAQRYNELSYKSIVHETERLEALKHALHCTILASAGQQRSRMLATLFKDERCQQLAAYGILEKMYLDRIIRGNQLQEFAAMLMPHQKATTGDGSSILDRAVIEHNLLSASKLYNNITFEELGALLEIPPAKPPPTAF
- the LOC139537524 gene encoding COP9 signalosome complex subunit 4-like isoform X1 translates to MAAGVRQELAQLMNSSGSHKDLAGKYRQILEKAIQFTDAEQLESLKAFVEAMVNENVSLVISRQLLTDFCTNIPSLPDSTAKSVYHFTLEKIQPRVISFEEQVASIRQHLSTIYEKEEDWRNAAQVLVGIPLETGQKQYNVDYKLDTYLKIARLYLEDDDPVQAEAYINRASLLQNESTNEQLQVHYKVCYARVLDYRRKFIEAAQRYNELSYKSIVHETERLEALKHALHCTILASAGQQRSRMLATLFKDERCQQLAAYGILEKMYLDRIIRGNQLQEFAAMLMPHQKATTGDGSSILDRAVIEHNLLSASKLYNNITFEELGALLEIPPAKDDYLHGEVPGYRCSLAEKIASQMITEGRMNGFIDQIDGIVHFETREPLPTWDKQIQSLCFQVNNLLEKITAAAPEWTAQAMEAQMAQ
- the LOC139537524 gene encoding COP9 signalosome complex subunit 4-like isoform X2, which translates into the protein MAAGVRQELAQLMNSSGSHKDLAGKYRQILEKAIQFTDAEQLESLKAFVEAMVNENVSLVISRQLLTDFCTNIPSLPDSTAKSVYHFTLEKIQPRVISFEEQVASIRQHLSTIYEKEEDWRNAAQVLVGIPLETGQKQYNVDYKLDTYLKIARLYLEDDDPVQAEAYINRASLLQNESTNEQLQVHYKVCYARVLDYRRKFIEAAQRYNELSYKSIVHETERLEALKHALHCTILASAGQQRSRMLATLFKDERCQQLAAYGILEKMYLDRIIRGNQLQEFAAMLMPHQKATTGDGSSILDRAVIEHNLLSASKLYNNITFEELGALLEIPPAKAEKIASQMITEGRMNGFIDQIDGIVHFETREPLPTWDKQIQSLCFQVNNLLEKITAAAPEWTAQAMEAQMAQ
- the LOC139537534 gene encoding serine protease inhibitor Kazal-type 1-like, which produces MPGKPTFLLLLIISCLSNVQGASFKKPACYNYQQPGCPFHFEPVCGSNGVTYTNECVLCDTVRETRGKILIVKHGPC